A single region of the Musa acuminata AAA Group cultivar baxijiao chromosome BXJ1-11, Cavendish_Baxijiao_AAA, whole genome shotgun sequence genome encodes:
- the LOC103974805 gene encoding 21 kDa protein-like produces MVVSCTDLIFFFFLLAGTMNPAASAGTPSAGSSNSTEFIRKSCAATLYPDLCYSSLAGYASVVQQNAVELAHVAAKLTLARLRSLTSHVPAAGRGTTGLEHAALLDCSDLLDDAAGWALRAGAEMKGLGKVVGPEVTWRVSNALTWMSTALTDEVTCRDGFVRVAAGTVRTDVSYRIRKVEKYTSNTLALIHILGFN; encoded by the coding sequence ATGGTCGTCTCTTGTACCGaccttatcttcttcttcttcctcctcgccgGCACCATGAATCCGGCTGCGAGTGCTGGAACGCCAAGCGCCGGAAGCAGCAACTCGACGGAGTTCATACGCAAGAGCTGCGCCGCCACCCTCTACCCGGACCTCTGCTACTCGTCCCTCGCCGGCTACGCCAGTGTAGTGCAGCAGAACGCCGTAGAGCTCGCCCACGTCGCGGCCAAACTCACCCTCGCCCGGCTCCGCTCGCTGACCTCCCACGTGCCGGCGGCCGGCCGCGGCACCACCGGCCTAGAGCACGCGGCGCTGCTCGATTGCTCCGACCTGCTGGACGACGCCGCGGGGTGGGCGCTGCGGGCGGGGGCGGAGATGAAGGGTCTGGGTAAGGTGGTCGGGCCGGAGGTTACCTGGCGGGTGTCCAACGCCCTGACGTGGATGAGCACGGCGCTGACGGACGAGGTCACGTGCAGGGACGGGTTCGTGAGGGTGGCGGCCGGGACTGTGAGGACCGACGTCTCCTACCGGATCCGGAAGGTGGAGAAGTATACGAGCAACACCCTTGCCCTCATCCACATACTCGGCTTCAACTGA